The following proteins are co-located in the Sphingomonas donggukensis genome:
- a CDS encoding FYDLN acid domain-containing protein produces MVKPEWGTKRACPKCGTRFYDLGKDDPVTCIECGVNWNPEPILKSKQPLPFEAVKADKKEADSDLGADDDLDADVEEEEPSADDDVDLGGDDDLGVKTADEDEES; encoded by the coding sequence ATGGTGAAGCCCGAATGGGGCACGAAGCGTGCGTGTCCGAAGTGCGGAACGCGCTTCTATGATCTCGGCAAGGATGATCCGGTCACCTGCATCGAATGCGGCGTGAACTGGAACCCCGAGCCCATCCTGAAGTCCAAGCAGCCGCTGCCGTTCGAGGCGGTGAAGGCCGACAAGAAGGAAGCCGATTCCGATCTCGGGGCGGATGACGATCTGGACGCCGACGTCGAGGAAGAAGAGCCCTCGGCCGACGACGACGTCGACCTGGGCGGCGACGACGACCTGGGCGTCAAGACCGCGGACGAAGACGAGGAAAGCTGA
- the aroA gene encoding 3-phosphoshikimate 1-carboxyvinyltransferase, translated as MSHPAPSPLTIGPRGALKGRVRVPGDKSISHRALMFSALAVGESRVEGLLEGEDVLATAAALRAMGATIERDDDGSWRIHGVGVGGLLQPASALDMGNSGTSTRLLMGLVASHAITATFTGDASLSKRPMGRVIDPLATMGAEITASPGGRLPLMVRGIVPAVPITYTLPVASAQVKSAILLAGLNTPGITRVIEPVATRDHSERMLAGFGADLTIEETPEGRVISIRGEAELAPQHIVVPGDPSSAAFWLVAASVVPGSDVVIENVGLNPTRSGLVTALRMMGADITERDARSVGGEPVADLHVRHAALSAITVPHDLAPSMIDEYPALFVAAAFATGTTVARGAEELRVKESDRIAAMAAALSAIGVAVTEHDDGLSVTGTGGGPLPGGATIASLLDHRIAMSLTVAGLHAAAPVTIDDASPVATSYPMFFATLDAVAPVAEVEA; from the coding sequence ATGAGCCACCCCGCCCCTTCCCCGCTGACGATCGGCCCGCGCGGTGCGTTGAAAGGCCGGGTGCGCGTGCCCGGCGACAAGTCGATCAGCCACCGCGCGCTGATGTTTTCCGCGCTGGCAGTCGGGGAAAGCCGGGTCGAGGGACTTCTTGAGGGCGAGGACGTGCTCGCCACTGCGGCGGCGCTGCGCGCAATGGGCGCGACGATCGAGCGCGACGACGACGGTAGCTGGCGGATCCACGGCGTGGGCGTCGGCGGCTTGCTCCAGCCAGCGAGTGCGCTCGACATGGGCAATTCGGGCACATCGACGCGGCTGCTGATGGGGCTGGTCGCGAGCCACGCCATCACCGCCACGTTCACCGGCGACGCTTCGCTCAGCAAGCGACCGATGGGGCGCGTGATCGATCCGCTGGCGACGATGGGTGCCGAGATCACCGCGAGTCCGGGTGGGCGCCTCCCGCTGATGGTCCGCGGGATCGTACCGGCGGTGCCGATCACCTACACGCTGCCGGTCGCGTCGGCGCAAGTGAAGTCGGCGATATTGCTCGCGGGACTCAACACGCCGGGCATCACCCGCGTGATCGAGCCGGTCGCGACCCGTGATCACAGCGAGCGGATGCTGGCGGGGTTCGGCGCCGACCTGACCATCGAGGAAACGCCCGAGGGCCGCGTGATATCGATCCGCGGCGAGGCCGAACTGGCGCCACAGCATATCGTCGTGCCGGGCGATCCCTCCTCCGCTGCCTTCTGGCTGGTCGCGGCGAGCGTGGTGCCGGGGTCGGACGTGGTGATCGAGAATGTCGGGCTGAATCCGACGCGCAGCGGACTGGTCACAGCACTCAGGATGATGGGCGCCGATATCACCGAGCGCGATGCGCGCAGTGTCGGGGGCGAGCCGGTCGCTGACCTGCACGTCCGCCACGCCGCGCTGTCGGCGATCACCGTGCCGCACGACCTGGCACCGAGCATGATCGACGAATATCCCGCGCTGTTCGTCGCAGCCGCCTTCGCCACAGGCACGACGGTCGCGCGCGGGGCGGAGGAATTGCGCGTCAAGGAATCGGACCGCATCGCCGCGATGGCAGCGGCGCTGTCGGCAATCGGCGTGGCCGTCACCGAGCACGACGATGGCCTGTCGGTGACCGGCACCGGCGGCGGGCCCCTGCCCGGCGGCGCGACGATCGCCTCGCTGCTCGACCACCGTATCGCGATGAGCCTGACGGTCGCCGGGCTGCACGCCGCAGCACCGGTCACGATCGACGACGCGTCGCCGGTCGCAACCAGCTATCCCATGTTCTTCGCGACGCTTGACGCGGTCGCCCCGGTGGCGGAAGTCGAGGCATGA
- the cmk gene encoding (d)CMP kinase, producing MIIAVDGPAASGKGTIARALARHYKLPHLDTGLLYRAVAATVLDNELDPEKEADAVAACNFDEAMLAQERLKDDLIGKTASIVSAHPLVRAALLQRQKRFAAQPGGAVLDGRDIGTVIAPHADAKLFVKATPMIRARRRHAELRDRGSFASLDKVLADIRARDERDSSRSQAPLRAAEDAALLDTSFLSIDAAVQRAISLVEARTATAKQP from the coding sequence ATGATTATCGCCGTCGACGGACCCGCGGCTTCCGGCAAGGGCACCATCGCCCGCGCGCTGGCGCGGCACTATAAGTTGCCGCATCTCGACACCGGCCTGCTCTACCGCGCGGTCGCCGCCACCGTGCTCGACAACGAGCTCGACCCCGAGAAGGAGGCCGACGCGGTCGCTGCGTGCAATTTCGACGAGGCGATGCTGGCGCAGGAGCGGCTGAAGGACGACCTGATCGGCAAGACCGCGTCGATCGTGTCCGCACACCCGCTGGTGCGGGCGGCGCTGCTCCAGCGGCAGAAAAGGTTCGCGGCACAGCCCGGCGGCGCAGTGCTCGACGGGCGCGATATCGGCACCGTCATCGCGCCGCACGCCGACGCCAAGCTGTTCGTGAAGGCGACGCCAATGATCCGCGCCCGTCGCCGCCACGCCGAGTTGCGCGACCGCGGCAGCTTTGCGAGCCTGGACAAGGTGCTGGCCGACATCCGCGCGCGGGACGAACGCGATTCCAGCCGCAGCCAAGCGCCCTTGCGCGCCGCCGAGGATGCCGCCTTGCTCGACACCAGCTTTCTCTCTATAGACGCCGCCGTCCAGCGGGCGATTTCGCTCGTGGAGGCTCGGACGGCAACGGCGAAACAGCCCTAG
- the rpsA gene encoding 30S ribosomal protein S1 — MATAANPTRDDFAAMLDATLGQADGFEGRVVIGTVTGIENDLAVIDVGLKSEGRVPLREFAAPGQKADLKVGDEVQVYVDRVENANGEAMLSRDRARREAAWDTLETEFAKSARVEGVIFGRVKGGFTVDLSGAVAFLPGSQVDIRPVRDVTPLMDIPQPFQILKMDRKRGNIVVSRRAVLEETRAEQRSGLILSLAEGQIIDGVVKNITDYGAFVDLGGIDGLLHVTDLSYKRVGHPSEVLNIGDTVKVQIIRINKDTQRISLGMKQLESDPWDGAMQKYPVGAKLSGRVTNITEYGAFVELEAGIEGLVHVSEMSWTKKNVHPGKIVSTSQEVEVVVLEVDQDKRRISLGLKQAQANPWEAFEAAHPVGSTVEGEVKNATEFGLFIGLDNDVDGMVHMSDIAWGISGEDALNLHRKGETVQAVVLAIEPDKERISLGMKQLERGGPVVGAAAAGDKLNKNSVVTVTVLEVRDAGLEVQAGEDGATGFIKRTDLGRDRDEQRPERFQVGQKFDAMVTGFDRSKKPTFSVKAMQIAEEKQAVQQYGSSDSGASLGDILGEALKARTGETK; from the coding sequence ATGGCAACCGCCGCCAATCCCACCCGCGATGATTTCGCCGCAATGCTCGACGCCACTCTCGGCCAGGCCGACGGGTTCGAAGGCCGCGTCGTCATCGGCACCGTCACCGGCATCGAGAACGACCTGGCCGTCATCGACGTCGGCCTGAAGAGCGAAGGCCGCGTGCCGCTGCGCGAATTCGCCGCGCCGGGCCAGAAGGCCGACCTGAAGGTCGGTGACGAAGTCCAGGTTTATGTCGACCGCGTCGAGAATGCGAACGGCGAAGCCATGCTCAGCCGCGACCGCGCCCGCCGCGAAGCCGCCTGGGACACGCTGGAAACCGAATTCGCCAAGTCGGCCCGCGTCGAGGGCGTGATCTTCGGTCGCGTCAAGGGCGGCTTCACCGTCGATCTCTCGGGCGCGGTTGCCTTCCTGCCGGGGTCGCAGGTCGATATCCGTCCGGTGCGCGACGTCACCCCGCTGATGGACATCCCGCAGCCGTTCCAGATCCTGAAGATGGACCGCAAGCGCGGCAACATCGTCGTGTCGCGCCGCGCCGTTCTGGAAGAGACCCGCGCCGAGCAGCGTTCGGGCCTGATCCTGAGCCTGGCCGAGGGCCAGATCATCGACGGCGTCGTCAAGAACATCACCGATTACGGTGCGTTCGTCGACTTGGGCGGCATCGACGGCCTGCTGCACGTCACCGACCTCAGCTACAAGCGCGTCGGCCATCCGTCGGAAGTCCTGAACATCGGCGACACCGTCAAGGTCCAGATCATCCGCATCAACAAGGACACGCAGCGCATCTCGCTGGGCATGAAGCAGCTCGAGAGCGATCCTTGGGACGGCGCGATGCAGAAGTACCCGGTCGGCGCCAAGCTGTCGGGCCGCGTCACGAACATCACCGAATATGGTGCGTTCGTCGAGCTGGAAGCCGGCATCGAGGGCCTGGTCCACGTGTCGGAAATGTCGTGGACCAAGAAGAACGTCCACCCCGGCAAGATCGTGTCGACCAGCCAGGAAGTCGAAGTCGTCGTCCTCGAGGTCGATCAGGACAAGCGCCGCATCTCGCTCGGCCTGAAGCAGGCGCAGGCCAATCCGTGGGAGGCCTTCGAGGCTGCGCACCCGGTCGGCTCGACCGTCGAGGGCGAAGTCAAGAACGCGACCGAATTCGGCCTGTTCATCGGCCTCGACAACGACGTCGACGGCATGGTCCACATGTCGGACATCGCCTGGGGCATCTCGGGCGAGGACGCGCTCAACCTGCATCGCAAGGGTGAGACGGTCCAGGCCGTCGTGCTCGCGATCGAGCCCGACAAGGAGCGTATCTCGCTCGGCATGAAGCAGCTCGAGCGCGGTGGCCCCGTGGTCGGCGCGGCGGCAGCCGGCGACAAGCTGAACAAGAACTCGGTCGTCACGGTCACCGTCCTCGAAGTCCGCGACGCGGGCCTCGAGGTGCAGGCAGGCGAAGACGGCGCGACCGGCTTCATCAAGCGCACCGACCTCGGTCGCGACCGCGACGAGCAGCGTCCGGAGCGGTTCCAGGTCGGGCAGAAGTTCGACGCGATGGTCACCGGGTTCGACCGGTCGAAGAAGCCGACCTTCTCGGTCAAGGCGATGCAGATCGCCGAGGAGAAGCAGGCGGTCCAGCAGTACGGTTCGTCCGACTCGGGTGCGTCGCTCGGCGACATCCTGGGCGAGGCCCTCAAGGCCCGCACCGGCGAAACCAAGTAA
- a CDS encoding integration host factor subunit beta, producing the protein MIRSELVTMLMRDHADLSARDIEKIVDVFFDQIVSRLTADGRVELRGFGAFSTRARDARQGRNPRTGETVDVEAKRVPYFKPGKEMRARLNV; encoded by the coding sequence ATGATCCGGTCTGAACTTGTGACCATGTTGATGCGCGATCACGCCGACCTTTCGGCGCGCGATATCGAGAAGATCGTCGATGTGTTCTTCGACCAGATCGTCTCGCGACTGACGGCGGATGGCCGTGTCGAGCTGCGCGGCTTCGGCGCTTTCTCTACCCGCGCCCGCGACGCCCGCCAGGGTCGCAACCCCCGCACCGGCGAAACCGTGGATGTCGAGGCGAAGCGCGTGCCGTACTTCAAGCCCGGCAAGGAAATGCGGGCACGGCTGAACGTTTGA
- a CDS encoding ABC transporter substrate-binding protein, with translation MPVVVSVIGGPVNTAATGRAPPSPATRTLVAATAQGLVQFDAAGGIEPGLAERWIVRDDNRSFIFRLREASWPDGRAVVAEDIVPVLRRAVAARPGTAVAPYLTAIDEIVAMTPQVIEVRLKRPRPDLLKLFAQGDMTIAARGGIAGAGPFRIVAGAAGPGVMLRPLAETDDDEAPPPEAFVRLRGERASVAVLRFADKRSDMVTGGTLADWPLLALAGVAPANIRVDPAAGLFGLAIANRAGFLASADHRAALAQAIDRTALVGVFRDGWSTSETVLPEQLDAAAAPAPAGWSLLPPDERQAAAAAQVAAWGQPVRLRIALPSGPGMTTLYGQLGAMLRRVGIATVRVPADADADLRLVDQVAPYDSARWYLRTACQPCGAPVAAQIAAARDADTLEERARLLSAADQALAADVAFIPIARPLRWSLVAARLKAFTPNARAAHPLNHLRGDPN, from the coding sequence GTGCCGGTCGTCGTCAGCGTCATCGGCGGGCCGGTCAACACCGCCGCGACCGGGCGCGCGCCCCCCTCCCCCGCGACCCGCACGCTGGTCGCGGCGACCGCGCAGGGCCTGGTCCAGTTCGACGCCGCCGGCGGGATCGAGCCGGGCCTCGCCGAACGCTGGATCGTGCGCGACGACAACCGCAGCTTCATCTTCCGCCTGCGCGAGGCCAGCTGGCCCGATGGCCGAGCGGTCGTCGCGGAGGATATCGTGCCCGTCCTGCGCCGCGCGGTCGCCGCGCGCCCGGGCACGGCGGTCGCGCCCTACCTCACCGCGATCGACGAGATCGTGGCGATGACGCCGCAGGTGATCGAGGTGCGGCTGAAACGCCCCCGCCCCGACCTGCTGAAGCTGTTCGCGCAGGGCGACATGACGATCGCCGCGCGGGGAGGGATCGCCGGTGCCGGCCCGTTCCGGATCGTGGCCGGCGCCGCGGGTCCGGGCGTTATGCTGCGCCCGCTCGCCGAGACCGACGACGACGAGGCGCCACCGCCCGAGGCATTCGTGCGGCTGCGGGGCGAACGCGCGTCGGTGGCGGTGCTGCGCTTTGCCGACAAGAGGTCGGACATGGTGACCGGGGGCACGCTTGCCGACTGGCCGCTGCTCGCTCTCGCCGGGGTCGCGCCCGCCAATATCCGCGTCGACCCCGCCGCCGGGTTGTTCGGCCTCGCCATCGCCAACCGCGCGGGGTTCCTGGCGAGCGCCGACCACCGCGCCGCGCTGGCGCAGGCAATCGACCGCACCGCGCTGGTCGGGGTCTTCCGCGACGGCTGGAGCACGAGCGAGACGGTGCTTCCCGAGCAGCTCGACGCCGCCGCAGCGCCTGCGCCTGCCGGCTGGTCGTTGCTGCCGCCCGACGAGCGCCAGGCGGCGGCCGCGGCGCAGGTCGCGGCCTGGGGGCAGCCGGTGCGGCTGCGCATCGCATTGCCGTCCGGGCCGGGGATGACGACGCTCTACGGCCAGCTGGGGGCGATGCTTCGCCGCGTGGGGATCGCCACGGTGCGCGTCCCCGCCGATGCCGATGCCGACCTGCGGCTGGTCGATCAGGTCGCCCCCTATGACAGCGCGCGATGGTATCTGCGCACCGCGTGCCAGCCGTGCGGCGCGCCGGTTGCGGCGCAGATCGCCGCGGCGCGCGATGCCGATACGCTCGAGGAGCGGGCGCGGTTGCTGAGCGCCGCCGATCAGGCGCTGGCGGCGGACGTGGCCTTCATCCCGATCGCGCGCCCGCTCCGCTGGTCGCTGGTGGCGGCGCGGCTGAAGGCGTTCACGCCCAATGCCCGCGCGGCGCACCCGTTGAACCATTTGCGCGGCGACCCCAATTGA
- a CDS encoding DUF4112 domain-containing protein codes for MANPTPLRPDIRLSLGTDPAAVRQRIEALEKLLERSFVVPGINQPVGLDFIVGLVPVVGDVIAAAMGSWLVWEARNLGMSKWQLARMSANVGFDALLGAVPLVGDAADFFFRSNTRNLRIIRKHLDRHHPSTMTIEA; via the coding sequence ATGGCCAACCCCACCCCGCTCCGCCCCGACATCCGCCTGTCGCTCGGCACCGACCCCGCCGCCGTCCGCCAGCGGATCGAGGCGCTGGAGAAGCTGCTGGAGCGCAGCTTCGTCGTGCCGGGGATCAACCAGCCGGTCGGGCTCGACTTCATCGTCGGGCTGGTCCCCGTGGTCGGCGACGTGATCGCGGCGGCGATGGGGAGCTGGCTCGTGTGGGAGGCCCGCAATCTCGGCATGTCGAAGTGGCAGCTGGCGCGGATGTCGGCCAACGTCGGGTTCGACGCCCTGCTTGGCGCCGTGCCGCTGGTCGGCGATGCCGCCGATTTCTTCTTCCGCTCCAACACCCGCAACCTGCGGATCATCCGCAAACACCTCGACCGTCATCACCCGTCGACGATGACGATCGAGGCCTGA
- a CDS encoding ribonuclease T2 family protein, with the protein MTPARIVLALAALTAPAVASAQAYKCAIPDRIATPRPDGPTPREPRRVLPIGGYTLAITWAPQYCRSNADRDASAFQCGGGNRFGFTLHGLWPDGRGKQWPQYCSTAAILPREVVQANLCATPSPQLLQHEYAKHGTCMAVPPADYFRRSTALYARLRYPDMDALSRRPGLTVGQFATAFARTNRGIAPDMLRVTANRGGWLDEVWLCLDTRMAYARCPSHQGGLAPSKRLKIWRGAR; encoded by the coding sequence ATGACCCCGGCGCGCATCGTCCTGGCGCTGGCGGCGCTCACCGCGCCCGCAGTGGCGTCGGCGCAGGCGTATAAATGCGCGATCCCCGACCGCATCGCGACGCCGCGCCCCGACGGCCCGACGCCGCGCGAGCCGCGGCGTGTGCTGCCGATCGGGGGTTATACGCTGGCGATCACCTGGGCGCCGCAATATTGCCGCAGCAACGCCGACCGCGACGCATCGGCGTTCCAGTGCGGCGGCGGCAATCGCTTCGGTTTCACGCTCCACGGCCTGTGGCCGGACGGGCGCGGCAAGCAATGGCCGCAATATTGCAGCACTGCCGCGATCCTCCCGCGGGAGGTCGTGCAGGCCAATCTCTGCGCGACGCCCTCGCCGCAGCTGCTCCAGCATGAATATGCCAAGCACGGCACCTGCATGGCGGTGCCGCCCGCGGACTATTTCCGGCGATCGACCGCGCTTTACGCCCGGCTGCGCTATCCCGACATGGACGCGCTGTCGCGACGCCCGGGGCTGACGGTCGGTCAGTTCGCGACGGCCTTCGCGCGCACCAATCGCGGGATCGCCCCGGACATGCTGCGCGTGACCGCGAACCGCGGCGGCTGGCTGGACGAAGTGTGGCTGTGCCTCGACACGCGCATGGCCTATGCGCGCTGTCCGTCGCATCAGGGCGGGCTTGCCCCCTCGAAGCGGCTGAAGATCTGGCGCGGCGCGCGGTAG